The genomic stretch AGAATTTTCGCGCCCGTGCTGCCACTGGCTGGCGCGGCATGAGCCCTCCTTCGATTGGCTGGAGTGATGGCGCGTGGGCATGAGCTCTCCCCGGATTGGCCGGCGCGGCCGTGAGGCGCGCGCGGGTCGTTCGGCCGTCTGGCGCCATGAACTGCCTGACTGTGCCCGGCGTCcaccccggctcccccagccgcCCGCGCGGGCAGATACAGGTATCGGCGGGGGCCGCCCTGAGACGGCGACGGCGGGCCGGTATTGGGGGTTGGTGGGGCTGCGGGCCCAGGCTGATCCCGAGGGGAGGACGCGGGGCTGGGCCGGTACCGGGACGGGGCAGAGGGATGCggggcggggctgggccgggccggtaCCGGAGGGTGTGCCCGGGCTGTGCGGGAGGACGGCTGGGGTGAGCTGCTTGGGGCCCAGGCTCTCAGACCCATagtggggctgggctggtcctGGGGTGCAGGGGACACCGGGGATGCCGGGCCGGTTCCGGGCGGGATGCGCTGGCTGCGGGGGGACAGGGGTCGCACCAGCTCCGGGGGGGAGCCAGGAATCCTGGAGCCATCCTGTGGCTGGGCTGGTACCGGGGGCTGCCTGCACGGTGCCCCCGCCGAGCTGTGCTCACACCCGCTGACCCCCACGGTTCTGCCCCAGGTGATCTTCGGCCCCATGTTCTCCGGGAAGAGGTAGGTGTTGGGGGAtaggggggaggcaggggctaAGGCAGCAGGGGccaggtgggcagggggctgcaggccctgCTGACTGCTGTCTCTCGCAGCACGGAGCTCATGCGGCGGGTGCGGCGGTTCCAGCTGGCTCAGTACCGGTGCCTCCTGGTGAAGTACGCCAAGGACACGCGCTACTCCGTCTCCGGCGTCTCCACACACGACAAGTGagtccctggggcaggaggaaccCCGCACTGCGGGCCAGGCAGCCTGGCTCACCCTCTcgccctcccttccccgcaggaGCACCATGGAGGCCCTGCCAGCCTGCCTCCTCATGGACGTGTACCAGGAGGCGCTGGGCTCTGCCGTCATCGGCATCGACGAGGGCCAATTTGTAAGTGTATGGCCACGGCAGGTCCTGGGGAGCTCTGTAGGATGCAGCCTCTTCTCAACACCCTGTGCAGAAGGTGGTCTGAATCctctgtgggagggagggatgggaagacATACCCTGGGGCAGTTTGATCCTGCTGGACTATGCTGGTATGGTCAAACCCTTCCCTTAGTCCCTGCAGGCTGAGGGCAGTGGGGTTGGGGTCCATGGAGGGGCAACATGGCTCTAATTTTCTTGTGCCCTGGGCATGTGCTGCTGGATCCTGAGCGAAGTgatgcctcttcttcctcctgacGCTGTTTCTGTCCCTCCTCCAGTTCCCAGACATCGTGGAGTTCTGTGAGATGATGGCAAATGCTGGGAAAACCGTCATTGTTGCTGCTCTTGATGGGACTTTCCAGAGAAAGGTAAACCACTCTTTTCTTTAGTACAGCAGCTGCTTTGGGCTCCACGTAGAACCCATCCAACAGAACTGCCCCTGCTGTCTTGGCACAGGCTTTCGGGAGCATCCTGAACCTCGTCCCGCTGGCAGAGAGTGTGGTGAAGCTGAATGCCGTGTGCATGGAGTGCTACCGAGAAGCCTCCTACACAAAGAGGCTGGGAGCAGAAAGGGAGGTGAGTTCCCTTGGAAGAGAAAGCACTTCAGTAGCTTCACCCTGCCGGTCCTGCCAGTCTAGAGGGATCCCCTCAGGGGAACGGAGATCTGCAGAGTCACTCTCCCAATTTTCTTGCCAGGTTGAAGTGATTGGAGGAGCAGACAAGTACCACTCTGTCTGCCGAGCCTGCTACTTCCGCAAGCGGCCTCAGCAGACTGGGTTGGAAAACAAGGAGAATGTGCCCATGGGGGTGAAGCAGCTGGACGTGGCTGCCTCACGGAAGATCTTTGCTTCTTGACTGCTGGGCTCCTGCACGGGGAAAAATGAGAGGAAGGAAGCTACgtgctgcagcccccagatgcCAGATCTGGCTTCCCTTGCTTTTAGCAAAACTGTTAAGTGTCTTAGCTCTGCCTGCCAAGCCGCTGTTCCTCTGCACTGAGCGCCGGGAAAGAAGAGGATCAACCCGATGTGATGCCGGGGGGAAGCTGAAGCAGGAGCCTGACTAAAAGCGAGTTCCTTTCTCGTACATGGAAAAGCGACAGGTGTAGTTACTGATGCTGCCACATAAACAGGTCCCAAAAAACTGTCCCAGCAAGCCAGGCTGCAGGGCTTCCATCGCCTGCCATAGTTCGGCCTGGTCTCCTCCCTGTGTTCAGGCTGGCACTGGTGGATGGTTCACTTGCCTGTCAACGCAACCGTTTCTTTATCTCTTGCACACTGTTGCTAAATTCCAGGTTTCTTAAGACAATGTACAGTAAGTTAGTATTTTAAGCCCACTTCCTTTTTTAGCAGCCTGAGGGATAACTCGTTGCTTGTCGTAGAGCTGTGGCACAACTTTTCAACTGACACACGTAGCAGCTGCCCGGCCCTCAGCAGTCCCTCTGAACGACTCTGCACGGCCTGTCCCTTTGCTGTTACAATCACCTGCTGTAACTGTCCTGTAAACTTTTGTTGAAAcagaggcggcgggggggagaaggaaggcttGTCTTGACAGCCTGACAGTGGGCTCTTCTGAACCCTTGAACTTTAAAAGGGCTGGCAGTAGTCTCGTAGTAGTCTGTGTATTTAGTTCTTCCAAAAGGACTCTTGACTTCACTTCAGGAAGAGCCTCCTCTCCAAAATCAGGGTGGTTTTGCTCAGGTCCAAGCTTCGTGCTGCCACTTCAGTGCTTGGTTACCTGTGAAGGGTTTGGAGGCTCAGGACTTTATCTGTAAAGGTTTGGGCTACTGTTTCTGTGCAGATCGAGCTA from Chroicocephalus ridibundus chromosome 14, bChrRid1.1, whole genome shotgun sequence encodes the following:
- the TK1 gene encoding thymidine kinase, cytosolic isoform X1, with protein sequence MNCLTVPGVHPGSPSRPRGQIQVIFGPMFSGKSTELMRRVRRFQLAQYRCLLVKYAKDTRYSVSGVSTHDKSTMEALPACLLMDVYQEALGSAVIGIDEGQFFPDIVEFCEMMANAGKTVIVAALDGTFQRKAFGSILNLVPLAESVVKLNAVCMECYREASYTKRLGAEREVEVIGGADKYHSVCRACYFRKRPQQTGLENKENVPMGVKQLDVAASRKIFAS
- the TK1 gene encoding thymidine kinase, cytosolic isoform X2; protein product: MRRVRRFQLAQYRCLLVKYAKDTRYSVSGVSTHDKSTMEALPACLLMDVYQEALGSAVIGIDEGQFFPDIVEFCEMMANAGKTVIVAALDGTFQRKAFGSILNLVPLAESVVKLNAVCMECYREASYTKRLGAEREVEVIGGADKYHSVCRACYFRKRPQQTGLENKENVPMGVKQLDVAASRKIFAS